A genomic region of Raphanus sativus cultivar WK10039 chromosome 6, ASM80110v3, whole genome shotgun sequence contains the following coding sequences:
- the LOC108808758 gene encoding probable aspartic protease At2g35615 produces the protein MANTILIVTFLFLFSMIVSSLTNTKHFTVELIHRDSPHSPLYKPQTTLTDRLNAAFLRSISRSRRFNHQPQTDLQSGLIGAGGEFFMSITIGTPPTNVLAIADTGSDLTWVQCKPCQQCYKENGLIFDSKKSSTYKSEPCNSRNCNALSTNERGCDEAKGVCKYRYSYGDKSFTKGDVATETISIGSASGSPVSFPGTVFGCGYNNGGNFDETGSGIIGLGGGQLSLISQLGSSISNKFSYCLSHKSSTMNGTSVINLGTSSAPSGASKVSNVVLSTPLVDKEPQTYYYLTLEAISVGNTKIPYTGTTYYPNDDGASSAATKGSIIIDSGTTLTLLESGFFDRFGAAVEESVTGAKRVSDPQGLLSHCFKSGSAEIGLPEITVHFSGADVRLSALNAFVKVSEDMVCMSMIPTTEVAIFGNFAQMDFLVGYDLEARRVSFQRMDCSAGL, from the coding sequence ATGGCAAACACAATTCTCATCGTCACTTTTCTCTTCTTGTTCTCGATGATTGTCTCTTCATTGACTAACACAAAACATTTCACCGTCGAGTTGATCCACCGTGACTCTCCTCATTCCCCTCTCTACAAACCACAAACCACCCTCACCGACCGCCTCAACGCAGCTTTCCTCCGCTCCATCTCTCGTTCCCGCCGCTTCAACCACCAACCCCAAACCGATCTCCAGTCCGGTTTAATCGGAGCAGGTGGCGAGTTCTTCATGAGTATCACCATCGGTACTCCACCGACGAACGTCCTCGCGATAGCCGACACAGGAAGTGACCTAACTTGGGTCCAATGCAAGCCCTGTCAACAATGTTACAAAGAGAACGGTCTGATCTTCGACAGTAAAAAATCCTCTACTTACAAGAGCGAGCCTTGCAACTCACGTAACTGCAACGCTTTGTCTACCAACGAACGTGGATGCGACGAAGCTAAAGGCGTATGTAAGTACCGTTACTCGTACGGAGACAAGTCTTTCACAAAAGGTGACGTTGCTACGGAGACCATCTCCATTGGTTCTGCTTCAGGCTCCCCTGTTTCTTTCCCTGGAACTGTCTTCGGTTGCGGCTACAATAACGGCGGTAACTTCGACGAGACTGGCTCAGGGATCATCGGTCTCGGTGGTGGTCAGTTATCTCTGATCTCTCAGCTCGGTTCgtcgatttctaataaattCTCTTATTGCTTGTCACACAAGTCATCTACCATGAACGGCACAAGCGTGATAAACCTAGGAACCAGCTCGGCTCCTTCCGGTGCAAGTAAAGTTTCCAACGTGGTATTATCAACTCCGTTGGTAGATAAAGAGCCTCAGACTTACTACTACTTGACGCTCGAAGCTATCTCCGTCGGCAACACAAAGATTCCGTACACGGGCACCACGTATTACCCTAACGACGACGGAGCATCCTCGGCGGCGACGAAGGGGAGCATCATCATCGACTCGGGAACTACACTGACGCTTCTCGAGTCTGGTTTCTTCGACAGGTTTGGCGCGGCGGTGGAGGAGTCCGTGACTGGAGCGAAGCGTGTGAGTGATCCGCAGGGGCTTTTGTCGCATTGTTTCAAGTCAGGGAGTGCGGAGATCGGTCTGCCGGAGATAACGGTGCATTTTAGCGGCGCTGACGTGAGGCTTAGTGCGCTGAATGCGTTTGTGAAAGTGAGTGAAGACATGGTTTGCATGAGTATGATTCCGACCACTGAGGTTGCTATTTTTGGGAACTTTGCTCAGATGGATTTTCTCGTTGGGTATGACTTGGAGGCGAGAAGGGTTTCGTTTCAACGTATGGATTGCTCTGCTGGTTTGTGA
- the LOC108805817 gene encoding LRR receptor-like serine/threonine-protein kinase FEI 2 — protein MMGICLMKRCCSRLLLISLLCALTNENKAISPDGEALLSFRSVVSSSDGVVGKWRPEDPDPCNWKGVTCDAKTKRVIALSLTHHKLIGPLPPELGKLDQLSLLMLHNNNLYGSIPTALGNCTALEEIYLQNNFFTGPIPSEMGNLSRLKNLDISSNDLTGAIPVSLGQLGKLTNFNVSNNFLVGKIPSDGLLAQFSKDSFIGNLKLCGKQVDVMCKDENSSTGSGSTGGQGGKKLLISASATVGGLLLVALMCFWGCFLYKKLGRVENTSLAIDVGGGASIVMFHGDLPYASKDIIKKLEALNEEHIIGCGGFGTVYKLDMDDGNVFALKRIVKLNGGFDRFFERELEILGSIKHRYLVNLRGYCNSPTSKLLLYDYLPGGSLDQALHERGEQLDWDSRVNIIIGAAKGVAYLHHDCSPRIIHRDIKSSNILLDGNLEARVSDFGLAKLLEDEESHITTIVAGTFGYLAPEYMQSGRATEKTDVYSFGVLILEVLSGKLPTDTSYIEKGYNVVGWLNFLISENRPREIVDRSCEGVETESLDALLSIATKCVSSSPDERPTMHRVVQLLESQVMSPCPSDFYDSSSD, from the exons ATGATGGGCATCTGTCTGATGAAGCGCTGCTGCTCAAGGCTTCTTTTGATCTCGTTGCTTTGTGCTCTAACGAATGAAAACAAAGCGATTAGTCCCGATG GTGAGGCGCTGCTGAGCTTTAGAAGTGTAGTTTCTAGTTCTGATGGTGTCGTCGGAAAGTGGAGACCAGAGGATCCTGATCCGTGTAACTGGAAGGGGGTGACTTGTGATGCGAAAACAAAAAGAGTTATAGCCTT GAGTCTTACTCATCACAAATTAATTGGACCTTTACCCCCTGAGCTTGGAAAGCTGGATCAGTTGAGCCTTTT AATGCTTCACAACAATAATTTATATGGCTCAATACCTACAGCATTGGGAAATTGCACAGCATTGGAGGAAAT ATACTTGCAGAACAATTTCTTCACTGGCCCAATCCCAAGTGAAATGGGAAATCTGTCAAGGCTTAAAAATCT GGACATCTCTAGCAACGATCTCACTGGAGCTATCCCTGTTTCACTTGGGCAGTTAGGAAAGCTTACTAATTT CAATGTATCAAACAATTTTCTGGTGGGGAAAATACCTTCTGATGGCTTACTCGCCCAATTTTCGAAGGACTC CTTCATCGGAAATTTAAAATTGTGTGGAAAACAAGTTGATGTGATGTGCAAAGATGAAAACTCTTCCACTGGTTCTGGTTCAACAGGAG GCCAAGGAGGTAAGAAGCTGCTTATAAGTGCCTCAGCTACAGTGGGTGGGCTGCTCCTAGTGGCGCTTATGTGTTTCTGGGGATGCTTTCTCTATAAAAAGCTTGGTAGAGTTGAGAATACAAGCCTTGCTATAGATGTCGGTGGAG GTGCGTCTATCGTGATGTTCCATGGAGATTTGCCCTATGCTTCTAAAGACATTATCAAGAAACTGGAAGCTCTTAACGAAGAGCATATAATAGGCTGTGGAGGTTTTGGAACAGTTTACAAGCTGGACATGGACGATGGCAATGTTTTTGCGCTGAAAAGAATTGTAAAGTTAAATGGAGGGTTTGATAGGTTTTTTGAAAGGGAGCTTGAGATTCTTGGAAGCATCAAACATCGTTACCTCGTGAATCTACGTGGTTACTGCAACTCACCCACATCAAAGCTTCTGCTGTATGATTACCTTCCTGGTGGTAGCCTTGACCAAGCTCTTCATG AGAGAGGTGAGCAGCTGGATTGGGACTCAAGAGTGAATATAATAATAGGAGCAGCAAAAGGGGTAGCATATCTGCATCATGATTGCTCTCCTAGGATCATACACCGTGATATAAAGTCGAGCAACATTTTACTCGATGGGAATCTGGAGGCTCGAGTATCAGACTTTGGGCTTGCCAAGCTGTTAGAAGACGAAGAATCTCATATCACAACCATTGTTGCAGGCACATTTGGTTACTTAGCTCCAG AGTATATGCAAAGTGGTAGAGCGACTGAGAAAACGGATGTCTACAGTTTTGGAGTTTTGATTCTTGAAGTCTTGAGTGGTAAACTTCCCACGGATACTTCCTACATCGAGAAAGGCTATAACGTTGTTGGTTGG CTTAACTTCTTAATCAGCGAGAACCGTCCACGGGAGATTGTTGATAGAAGCTGTGAAGGAGTAGAAACAGAGAGTCTAGATGCTCTTCTATCCATAGCAACAAAGTGTGTATCTTCAAGTCCGGACGAGCGGCCCACAATGCACAGAGTAGTCCAGTTACTTGAATCCCAAGTTATGTCTCCTTGCCCTAGCGACTTCTACGATTCCAGCTCCGATTGA